In Gemmatimonadaceae bacterium, the sequence GAAGGCGCTGGCGCGCACCTCGATCTCGTCATGCTGCCCAAGACCAGCGGGGCGCGCGATGTGCAGTTCGTCGAGACGCTGCTCACGCAGATCGAGGCGCGCTGTCAGTTGCCGCACCGCATCGGCATCGAGGCGCAGGTGGAGACCGCGGCCGGGTTCGTGGCGCTGCGCGAGATCGCGACGAGTTCCTCACGGCTCGAGTCGCTCATCTTTGGCTCCGGGGACTACGCCGCGTCGATGCGCATGCCGCTGGCGAGCATCGGTGAACCGGACGATCATGATGCGGCGTATCCCGGACATCGCTGGCACGCCGCGATGCACGGCATCGTGGCGGCGGCGCGCGCATTCGGGCTCCGCTGCATGGACGGGCCCTTCGCCAACTACCGGGACACCGAGGGGCTCGCCAGGTCCGCCGCCATCGCGCGGGCGATGGGCTTCGACGGCAAGCAATGCATCCACCCGGCGCAACTGGGCACCGTGAACGCCGCGTTCTCGCCGGGCGACACCGAGGTCGCCCATGCCCGCGCCGTGATCGACGCGCATGAGCGAGCGACGGCGGCTGGGCACGGAGCGATCGGGGACAACGGCGTGATGCTCGACGCCGCCAACGTGCGCATGGCACGCGCCACGCTCCGCGCGCACGACGCGGCCACGCGCCGCTCAGGAGAGGATCGATGACACCAACCGCGGGACGCAGCTACGAGGACTTCGAAGTGGGCATGGTGATCCGCCACGCCGTGGGACGCACGATCACCGACACGGACAACACCTGGTTCACGCTCCTCACCAACAACGGCAACCCGATCCACTTCGACCGGCACTATGCGGCGCAGACGGAGTTCGGCCAACCCCTGGTGAACTCGACGCTCACCCTGGCTCTCGTCGTCGGGCTCTCGGTGAGTGACATCTCGCGACACGCCGTGAACCTCGGGTGGACCGACATTGCGTTGCCCAATCCGGTGTTCGAGGGCGACACGCTCTACGCACAGACCGAAGTCCTGAGCGCCCGGGAGTCCAGGTCGCGGCCGCACATGGGCATCGTCGAAGTCCGTACGACCGGCTACAAGCAGGATGGCACGGTGGTGATCACGTACCGGCGGGCGATCCTGGTGTATCGACGCGGCCACGCGCCGGTCGTGCCAACGCCCGTCCCGTCCGAATGAACGACACCTTGCCCTTCGCGGGCCTGCGCGTGCTTGCGCTCGAGCAGGCCGTGGCGGGTCCGTTCTGCACGCGTCAGTTTGCCGACCTTGGGGCCGATGTCATCAAGGTGGAGCACCCCGTCGGGGGCGACGTCGCCCGGCGCTACGACGGCGCGATGCAGGGCCTGTCGGCCTACTTCGCGTGGCTCAACCGCGGCAAGCGCAGCGTGACCCTGGACCTCAAGGGCACGGATGGCCGGGCCACGATGCTCGCCCTCGTCGACGGGTGCGACGTCTTCGTCCACAACCTCGCGGCTGGCGCGATCGAGCGCCTCGGGCTCGACTACGATACCGTCGCAGCGCGCAACCCTCGCGCGATCTGGGTCCGCATCTCGGGATACGGCCCCGATGGCCCGTACCGCGAGCGCAAGGCGTACGACATGCTCATCCAGGCCGAAGCCGGCATCGTATCCGTCACCGGCAGTCCTGACACGCCAGCGAAGGCCGGGGTGAGCATCGCCGACATCGGCTCGGGGCACTACGCCTTCTCGAGCGCCACCGCCGCGCTCTACCGCAGGGAACGCACGGGTCGCGGCGCGCGCATCGACATCTCCATGCTGGAGTGCATGACCGAGTGGATGATGCCACCGCTCTACGTGCACCTGGGCGGCGGCTCGGCACCGCAGCGCACCGGCCTCCGCCACAACATGATCGTGCCCTACGGCGTGTATGCATGCGCCGATGGTCAGGTGCTGTTTGCCGTGCAGAACGATGCCGAGTTCGGCCGCTTGTGCGAGGGCGTCCTCGCGAGTCCCACACTCGCCCGGGACCCACGCTTCAGCGTGAACGCGGCGCGCCTCGCGCACCGGGACGCGCTGGAATCCCTCATCGAGGGCACGCTCTCTGCGCTCTCCGTCACCGACGTCATCGCCCGGCTCGAACGATCGGGGATCGCCAACGCCGTGGTGAACGACGTCGCAGGCGTTGCCTCACACCCGCAGCTGGCAGCACGCCGCCGCTGGCGCGACGTCGAGAGTCCGGTCGGAGCGATCCCCGCGCTGGTGCCGCCGCACAACATCATCGATGCGCCACCGGTGATGGGCCCGATCCCGCGACTCGGAGAACACGCGCCCACCTGGGGGCACCGCACCAATGACGAACACGCCCCACTGGTCGTGCTTCCAGCCGCGCCACGCTGATCGCCAGGCCGGATCCCCCAAGCCGCATCCCGGACGCGCGCGGCGTGACGGTGCCGCTGTCGATCGTGTCCCGGACAGCAGAGACGCAACCATTGCCGGATCACGGGGCCTGGGGAGTCTTCATCGAGCCCGGGTCGCGTCTCCAGAGAACGCGACTCGCGCGCCGCGCCTCAGCCCTCGAGCCGCTCGCGGCTGCGATCAGGGAAGGCCAGAATGAGCAGTGCGCCCGCGAGGAAGAAGGCCGAGGTCAGCGCCAGCGCCGAGCCGATGCCGACGCGCGGCAGCGTGGCAAGGAAGCCGATGGTGTACGGCGCCAGGGCACCGAGCCCGCGACCGAGATTGTAGGTGAGCCCCTGCCCTGTCGCACGCACGGGCGTCGGAAACAGCTCGGCCAGGAACGACCCGAACATGCTGAAGTAGCCGTAGCCGACGAACCCCAGGACGGGGCCAAGGATGAGGAGCACCATCGGGCTGCGCGCCATCTGTCCGTACAACGGCACCAGGATCGACGCGGTGACGAGGTAACAGATGAACGTCCGGCGTCGGCCGAAACGATCGGCGATGAAGCCGAAGGAGTTGTATCCGATGTAGGCCCCGATCTGCACGGGAATGATCCAGCCCGCCGACCGCACGATCGACATGCCGGCGCCCCCACGCTCCACCGGCGTGGCCAGGAAACCGGGGAGCCAGAAGAACAGGCCCCAGTTCGCGAACTGCACGAACGCGGAGAGCAGCGTCGCGAGCAGCGTCTTGCGCCGCAGCTCATCGCCCAGGAGGACCGCAAACGGATTCCTGCGCGGCCCGCTCGCTGCGCGACCGCGTACCCAGGCCTCGGGCTCGCGCACCTTGCTCCGGATCCAGAGCACGAAGAACGCGGGCACGACGCCAAGGACGAAGAGCCAGCGCCAGGCCGCGTCGCCTAACGGCAGTACATCGAGCACCACCGCCGCCAGCACGGCCGCCAGGATGTACCCCAGCGCCCACCCGGACTGCATGATGCTCACGGCCTTGGTCCGATGTTCCGCCGGCCACGTTTCGCTGACCAGCACGGCTCCCGAGGCCCACTCCCCACCCATGCCAAAGCCCAGCAGCACACGCCAGATCATGAGCTGCACGACGGTCTGTGACGTGGCCGCGCCGAGTGATGCAAAGGAAAAGATGAGGATCGTGGCCATCAACGCCCGCGTACGGCCCACCCGATCAGCGATGACCCCGAACACGATGCCGCCAACGGCCGAAGTGATGAGCGTGACCGTGCCGAGCAGTCCAGCCGTCGCATCGTCGAACCCGAAGTGCACCTTCAGCGCACCGATCGCCATGACGTAGATCAGAAAGTCCATGGCGTCGAGCATCCACCCGAGCTTGGCGGCCGCGAGTGCGCGCCACTGCTCGCGCGTGATGGTCCGGTACCACGCCACGGGGGCAGCGGCGGTCGTCATGCGCGTCGAGAGATCGGGGAACGAGGTGTCAGAATGCAGCCGAAGGTCATGTCAGAGCGACGGGCGCCGGCGGTGGATGTCCGTCGCAGCCTGGAACTGGTGCGCGACAGACAGGATGCGATCGTCGGCGTAGAGCGCACCCACGATCGTCGCGCAGATCGGCTGTGGTTTGAGCTCGAGTCGCTGCGCGGGTGGTGCGCCGCCTCCACCCTGCGGCTGAGCCGGCACGTCGAACTTGTAGGGAACGACGACGCACGGATGCCCGGTCTGCGCATTGGCCCCGATGTCGGCGGTTGGTGCGGCGATGAACATGTCGAGATCCTTCATGAAGTCGGCCCATTTTGCCACGAGCGCGTAGCGCCTTCGTTGCTGCTGCACAAAGTCGAGGCCGCGGACCATGCGTCCGTTCACGAAGCGGGGGTTCCAGTCGGCAGGCGCCATCGGGTTCGCGGGCGCACCACCTCCACCGGCTCCCGGACCTGCCCCGCCCGTGCCGGCCGGACGCGGCTCGGGCAACGTCGTGAGGTCGAGGCCGATCTCCTTCGCCTTTCGCTGCACGTATTCGTCGAACGCGGCGGCGCCCTCGACGCCGAGCCCGCTGCCGCTCCCCGGTACCGTTGGACGCGGGCCGATCTCGCGCGGCTCGAGACCGAGCGTGCGCAACGTCTCGACGAGCTCCTTTGGCGCGTTTGGGTCCACCCCGACGCGCAAGGACGCCAATCGGATCCGACGGTCGAACTGGAACGGCGTCGTCACCGTCGAGGGATCCCTGGTATCGACGCCATGGATCACGCTGAACACCATCGCGCAGTCCTCGACCGTGCGACACATCGGCCCGACGCGATCCATCGACCAGGCGAGCGTCATGCCGCCGTGGCGACTCACCCGGCCAAACGTCGGACGCAGCGCGCTGATGCCGTTGCGAATGCTCGGAGAAACGATTGACCCCTGCGTCTCGGTCCCGATGCTGAACGCGACGCACCCGGCCGCGGTCGCGGAGCCGGGCCCCGCCGACGATCCACTCGAGCCCTGCACGAGATTCCATGGGTTGTTCGTGCGCCCGCGGAACCACTGGTCGTTCTGCGCAAAAAGCCCCGTGGACAGCTTGGCGATCAGCACGGCCCCGGCGTCGCGAAGGCGCACCACGACCTCGGCGTCTTCATCGATGATGCGATGTTCGAAGTCCTTTGCGCCCCAGGTCGTCGGCACACCCTTCGTCGAGAAGAGATCCTTCACGCCGTACGGCAGCCCGTGCAACGGGCCGCGATAGCGGCCGGCCGCCAGCTCGGCGTCCATGCGCGCCGCTTCGGCAAGCGCCTGCGTCTCCATGATGGTGACCGCGCAGAGCAGCGTGGGGTTGAGCCGCGTGAGGCGATCCAGGTACAGGCGCGTCAGCTGTACGGACGTGATGCGCCGCGCGCGGATCAGCGCCGAGAGCCGGTGGGCGGGGAGGAAGCAGATGTCGTCGGGGCTGGTAGGCACCGCGCCGCTCCACTTCTCGACCTGGAAC encodes:
- a CDS encoding CoA ester lyase, with protein sequence MPDRLSRSMLFVPGSRADMMAKAARSDADAVCLDLEDAVAVGQKEASRSMVVEALRTLSFAGRTRIVRVNALDTPFAYRDLVDVIEGAGAHLDLVMLPKTSGARDVQFVETLLTQIEARCQLPHRIGIEAQVETAAGFVALREIATSSSRLESLIFGSGDYAASMRMPLASIGEPDDHDAAYPGHRWHAAMHGIVAAARAFGLRCMDGPFANYRDTEGLARSAAIARAMGFDGKQCIHPAQLGTVNAAFSPGDTEVAHARAVIDAHERATAAGHGAIGDNGVMLDAANVRMARATLRAHDAATRRSGEDR
- a CDS encoding CoA transferase, which codes for MNDTLPFAGLRVLALEQAVAGPFCTRQFADLGADVIKVEHPVGGDVARRYDGAMQGLSAYFAWLNRGKRSVTLDLKGTDGRATMLALVDGCDVFVHNLAAGAIERLGLDYDTVAARNPRAIWVRISGYGPDGPYRERKAYDMLIQAEAGIVSVTGSPDTPAKAGVSIADIGSGHYAFSSATAALYRRERTGRGARIDISMLECMTEWMMPPLYVHLGGGSAPQRTGLRHNMIVPYGVYACADGQVLFAVQNDAEFGRLCEGVLASPTLARDPRFSVNAARLAHRDALESLIEGTLSALSVTDVIARLERSGIANAVVNDVAGVASHPQLAARRRWRDVESPVGAIPALVPPHNIIDAPPVMGPIPRLGEHAPTWGHRTNDEHAPLVVLPAAPR
- a CDS encoding MFS transporter, whose translation is MTTAAAPVAWYRTITREQWRALAAAKLGWMLDAMDFLIYVMAIGALKVHFGFDDATAGLLGTVTLITSAVGGIVFGVIADRVGRTRALMATILIFSFASLGAATSQTVVQLMIWRVLLGFGMGGEWASGAVLVSETWPAEHRTKAVSIMQSGWALGYILAAVLAAVVLDVLPLGDAAWRWLFVLGVVPAFFVLWIRSKVREPEAWVRGRAASGPRRNPFAVLLGDELRRKTLLATLLSAFVQFANWGLFFWLPGFLATPVERGGAGMSIVRSAGWIIPVQIGAYIGYNSFGFIADRFGRRRTFICYLVTASILVPLYGQMARSPMVLLILGPVLGFVGYGYFSMFGSFLAELFPTPVRATGQGLTYNLGRGLGALAPYTIGFLATLPRVGIGSALALTSAFFLAGALLILAFPDRSRERLEG
- a CDS encoding amidase; this translates as MTTPEDLLALTEAELLAMDHDPDACGGLDRRQFMLMSLVSAAATTFGLAGTSRAQGGGALQAPQAPPLPLGNGEAPALQFMPYPGGTGALMEQLARERGRAAFDRTPFQVEKWSGAVPTSPDDICFLPAHRLSALIRARRITSVQLTRLYLDRLTRLNPTLLCAVTIMETQALAEAARMDAELAAGRYRGPLHGLPYGVKDLFSTKGVPTTWGAKDFEHRIIDEDAEVVVRLRDAGAVLIAKLSTGLFAQNDQWFRGRTNNPWNLVQGSSGSSAGPGSATAAGCVAFSIGTETQGSIVSPSIRNGISALRPTFGRVSRHGGMTLAWSMDRVGPMCRTVEDCAMVFSVIHGVDTRDPSTVTTPFQFDRRIRLASLRVGVDPNAPKELVETLRTLGLEPREIGPRPTVPGSGSGLGVEGAAAFDEYVQRKAKEIGLDLTTLPEPRPAGTGGAGPGAGGGGAPANPMAPADWNPRFVNGRMVRGLDFVQQQRRRYALVAKWADFMKDLDMFIAAPTADIGANAQTGHPCVVVPYKFDVPAQPQGGGGAPPAQRLELKPQPICATIVGALYADDRILSVAHQFQAATDIHRRRPSL
- a CDS encoding MaoC family dehydratase, with the translated sequence MTPTAGRSYEDFEVGMVIRHAVGRTITDTDNTWFTLLTNNGNPIHFDRHYAAQTEFGQPLVNSTLTLALVVGLSVSDISRHAVNLGWTDIALPNPVFEGDTLYAQTEVLSARESRSRPHMGIVEVRTTGYKQDGTVVITYRRAILVYRRGHAPVVPTPVPSE